From one Magnetovibrio sp. genomic stretch:
- a CDS encoding TIGR02186 family protein — protein sequence MSNILRFFSLLAAAIVLVATSPAFAKGLEVDLSKPDVRLDVSFKGADLLLFGATDHEGDIIVVVRGPDKDTSIRLKERIAGIWVSTDEVVFAGTPGFYALASSKPIDDLLPSDVLAKQKIGTDNLGLTVKSAPDGATDATLKNFKDGLVRNMVAKNLYTGEPGKIDLLGKQLFRTDLWFPANVHVGEYVIDTYLVSEGKIATHNSTQLTVHKVGLEAEIYSFAHDHALIYGLLAILIAVVSGWTANAVFKKRG from the coding sequence ATGTCGAACATTCTTCGTTTCTTCTCCCTGCTGGCGGCTGCAATCGTTTTGGTGGCCACGTCCCCGGCATTCGCCAAGGGGCTTGAGGTCGACCTGTCCAAACCGGACGTGCGTCTCGACGTGTCGTTCAAAGGCGCAGATCTGCTGTTGTTCGGCGCCACCGACCACGAAGGCGACATCATCGTCGTGGTGCGTGGGCCGGACAAAGACACCTCGATCCGTCTCAAAGAACGCATCGCCGGCATTTGGGTCAGCACTGATGAAGTGGTTTTCGCGGGTACGCCGGGCTTCTACGCCCTGGCGTCTTCCAAGCCGATCGACGATTTGCTGCCGTCTGACGTGTTGGCAAAACAGAAAATCGGCACCGACAACTTGGGCTTGACGGTGAAATCCGCCCCCGATGGCGCAACCGACGCAACCTTGAAAAACTTCAAGGACGGTCTGGTGCGCAACATGGTCGCCAAGAACCTCTACACTGGTGAACCCGGCAAGATCGATCTGCTCGGCAAGCAATTGTTCCGCACCGATTTGTGGTTCCCGGCGAACGTTCATGTCGGCGAGTATGTGATCGACACCTACTTGGTTTCGGAGGGAAAAATTGCGACCCACAACTCGACCCAATTGACCGTACACAAGGTGGGGTTGGAAGCTGAAATCTACAGCTTCGCTCACGACCACGCATTGATTTACGGCCTGCTTGCCATCCTTATCGCCGTAGTGTCAGGATGGACCGCAAATGCCGTGTTCAAAAAGAGGGGCTAA
- a CDS encoding universal stress protein, which produces MSDTQTTSTNEEMPKEKEFTFLCVVDESPELGPALRFSCQRAKRVGGRVALVYVIQPAEFQHWMAIGDLMQEEAREEAEALLSEYSDKVVRATGKMPIIHLREGNTAEELISLIDEDKSISLLVLGGATGSDGPGPLVSYFVEKAAGKLRVPITVVPGNMTDEDIDNIT; this is translated from the coding sequence ATGAGTGACACCCAAACCACATCCACCAATGAAGAGATGCCCAAGGAAAAGGAATTTACGTTCCTGTGCGTGGTCGATGAAAGCCCAGAACTGGGTCCAGCGCTCCGTTTTTCCTGTCAGCGCGCCAAGCGCGTCGGCGGCCGCGTGGCTTTGGTCTACGTCATTCAGCCCGCGGAATTCCAGCACTGGATGGCGATCGGCGATCTGATGCAGGAAGAAGCACGTGAAGAGGCCGAAGCCCTGCTGTCGGAATATTCCGACAAGGTCGTGCGCGCCACCGGCAAGATGCCGATCATCCATTTGCGCGAAGGCAACACCGCTGAAGAGTTGATCTCGTTGATCGACGAAGACAAAAGCATCTCGCTTTTGGTGCTCGGCGGCGCCACCGGCAGCGATGGCCCCGGCCCGCTGGTCAGCTACTTTGTCGAAAAGGCCGCCGGTAAGTTGCGCGTGCCCATCACCGTGGTGCCCGGCAACATGACCGACGAGGATATCGATAACATCACCTGA